The following proteins are encoded in a genomic region of Triticum dicoccoides isolate Atlit2015 ecotype Zavitan chromosome 1B, WEW_v2.0, whole genome shotgun sequence:
- the LOC119303142 gene encoding glutathione S-transferase 4-like → MAPEVKVYGWAVSPFVARPLLCLEEANVDYELVPMSREAGDHRHPDFLARNPFGQVPVLEDGNLTLFESRAIARHVLRKHKPELLGSGSPESTAMVDVWLEVEAHQHHPAAAAIFVQCIVSPLLGGAPDQAVVDENVSKLRKVLEVYEARLSASRYLAGGDISLADLSHFPIMRYFMQTEYASMVEELPHVNAWWEGLKARPTARKVAEFMPPDLGLGKKAEQL, encoded by the exons ATGGCGCCGGAGGTGAAGGTGTACGGGTGGGCGGTGTCGCCGTTCGTGGCTCGCCCGCTGCTGTGCCTGGAGGAGGCCAACGTCGACTATGAGCTCGTTCCCATGAGCCGTGAGGCCGGCGACCACCGCCACCCGGACTTCCTCGCCCGGAACCCCTTCGGCCAGGTCCCTGTCCTCGAGGACGGCAACCTCACCCTCTTCG AGTCGCGCGCGATCGCGAGGCACGTGCTGCGCAAGCACAAGCCGGAGCTGCTGGGCTCCGGCTCGCCGGAGTCCACGGCGATGGTGGACGTGTGGCTGGAGGTGGAGGCCCACCAGCACCACCCCGCGGCCGCCGCCATATTCGTGCAGTGCATCGTGTCGCCGCTCCTGGGCGGCGCGCCGGACCAGGCGGTGGTGGACGAGAACGTCTCCAAGCTGAGGAAGGTGCTGGAGGTGTACGAGGCGCGGCTGTCGGCGTCGAGGTACCTCGCCGGGGGAGACATCAGCCTCGCCGACCTCAGCCACTTCCCCATCATGCGCTACTTCATGCAGACGGAGTACGCGTCAATGGTGGAGGAGCTGCCCCACGTGAACGCGTGGTGGGAGGGGCTCAAGGCCAGGCCCACGGCGAGGAAGGTGGCGGAGTTCATGCCGCCGGACCTTGGGCTTGGAAAGAAGGCAGAGCAGTTATGA